ATTAAAGACCTTTCAAGAGCAACCTCACTGTGGAAGACCGTTCCGATCATAGTCGTCATTACCAAATCCTACTCCGTTCCTGAAAGAGCACAGAATATCAAGATGGTAAACGATGCCTTTGCTAAAGAAAAACGATATTCAAAGAATTTACGCAAAGTAATCCCGGTTGTCGCATCGGCATATATCCTCAATGATACAGCTTTTGCCGCACCGGAAGGAATTGCTGAATTGATCGATTCAACCAACCAATTAATGCCAGAAGGAATCAAAGCCGGTGAAAAAGATGTCTTTACATTTATCCTTAACCGGAAAAGAGCCTTGGCACATAGTATTGTTGGGATATCCACAGCAGCAGCCGTTACGGTTGGCGCCGTCCCAATTCCTTTTGCTGATGCGTTCATTCTAACGCCAATTGAAATCGGCGAAATTAATGCCCTGGCACAGCTATATGGAATCAGTAAAGGTGAGAATTCCAAACAGTTCCTTAATTCAATCGTCGAAGTTGGAACCGTGGGAATTGCGGCCAAAACGGCAATCAGTGCGTTGAAAGCGATCCCGGGAATAAACTTAGCCGCGAGTGTAATCAATGCCATTATTGCCGGCAGTATCGTTGCTGCCATCGGCGAAGGGTCAATCTATGCGTTTGAAAAAGTATATCTTGGCGAAAAAAGTGTGGCAGATATAGATTGGATCAAGAAAGTGATGGAATCAAAATTATCATCACAGTTCATCGAAAAAGTAACGCTAATGGTAGAAAAGATTGCAAAGATGGATAACCCTAAAGATATTGGCAAGCTTATTCCTGATTTATTAGCAACCGTATTTAGTACAACAGACAATAAAAAAACAGCTAAATGATACTATCGAAGTCGAAAAGGATCGTATTTTTGAGACGATTGAAGAAGCCCCAAATTATACGGTAGAAATAAATGCAAATTTTATTTGGGACGATGGTTGATGGCGCATATGCATGAATGGCGCTTTTTGGGGTAGTTAGCAATTGTAACAACACGTAAACAAATGGAGGGGGTATCATGGGAAGAAGTGGCGGTTCAGGTGGTCGCAGCAGCGGTGGTCGTAGCGGTGGATTTGGGAGCAGCCACAGAAGTGGTTCCAGCGGTGGATTTGGTAGCTTCGGCAGCAGTTCCGGAGGCGGATTTTTTGGCAGTGGCTCGGGAATGAGACCTGGAGGTGCTCCTGGGGGAGGCGGTAACTACGGCGGTCGCGGCGGACCGTCAGGTTGCGGCTGCGGGATGTACATAATTGTTCTGGTAATCATTCTGATTTATTTGGTGCTTAACGGGGCTTTTGGTTCAACTATTTTTACTGGCTCATCTGAAATCACTAAATCAAGCGTAGATCGACAGTCGCTTCCGGCTGGCTCAGTCAACGAAACCGAATACTATACCGACGAACTGGGATGGATTAATAACCAGACCAAAATGGAGGACGGGTTAAAATACTTTTATCGAAAAACCGGCGTACAACCTTATGTGGTGATCATTGATAACGTCAATGGTTCTTATCATCCCACCGAAAGTGAGTTGGACAGTTATGCAAATGCCCTTTATGATGAGTTGTTTACCGACGAAGCTCATCTGCTCTTTGTTTTCGATGAGTATGATGATTCATATATGGATCGTTATGTGGCGGGTACTCAGGCGAAAACGGTCGTTGATACTGAAGCGGCTGATATTCTGTTAGATTATATTGACCGTAATTATTATGACAGCAATCTCACGGATGAAGAATTTTTCAGCAATTCCTTCCGGGATGCGGCCGATCGGATCATGACTGTTACGAAGTCACCATGGATCTCGGCCATGACTACCATTGGTGTTGTCTTTGGCGTGGTGATCTTAATAATTCTGTTATTCGTCTGGTGGCGGCATGCAAAAAATCAGAAAAATTTGGAGGCCAAGCAAACCGAAGAAATGCTGAATACGCCGTTGGAAAAATTTGACGATGTAGAAATCGAAGAGCTGGCGAAAAAATATCAGGATAATCCATCAGATCACCAAGACGAGCAGAAAGAGTAATGAGTAAAATTAGAGGAGGAAAGCGATGGCAATTTTAGAACGATTCAGTGATATTATCCGGGCTAACATCAACGATCTACTGGATAAGATGGAAGATCCGGCGATCATGATCGACCAGTATTTAATTGATTTGTTAGAGGACCTGGCTGAAGTAAAACGTAGCACCGCAGAAGTGATGGGCGAAGAGACCCGCACCAAACGCTTGGTGGACAGTAACAATGCCGAGCTGGAAAAATATGCCAGCCTGGCCAAAAAAGCCCTGGTGGCCGGGAATGAAGGGGATGCTCGAACCTTTCTTACAAGAAAACAGGAATTGGAAAATCAGGCTTCCGAACTGATGGATGTTTATGCTGCGGCCCATGAAAATGCGATGAAAATGCGACAGATGCATGATAAACTGGCCACCGATATCCAAACCCTGCAGGCACGCCGAACCATGATCAAGTCCAAGGTTTCTATTGCCAAAACCCAGGAAATCCTCAATCAAGCCAGCAGTTCAACTAATCAAACCGGGGATGCTATGAACGCCTTTACCCGAATGGAAGCAAAGGCCGATCACATGTTGGATGAAGCCAATGCCATGGCCGAACTGAACATTTTGCCGGTTGATCCCGTAGACGCTCTGGAAGAAAAGTATGGTGAAAGCGGAAATACTTATGTAGATGAAGAATTGGCTAAACTTAAAAAAGAGTTGGGTTTGAGTCAGTAAAAAAATAGCCAGCCGAAAATGATCATCATTTTTGTCTGGCTTTTTCTAATCCCTTACGTATGGGGTCCAAACGGTTCATAAACAAACAAAACAGTTTTTTATTTGCAAACCTGATTATAACTGGTATGATTTTAGCATAAATAAAAACAGGAGCAACGCCAATGGAAATCCAGGATTTGATCATTTACCAAAAGACCATCGCCAAACGGGAGGGCTGTTATGCTGATTTTCCAGCCCGCCTGTCCGCTGAAATCGGGGACTTTTTGTCAACTCGGGGTATCACCAGACTTTACAGTCATCAGGCTGAAATGTTTGAAGCAGCGCAGGCGCAGAAAAACATCGTTATCACAACCACCACCGCCAGCGGTAAAACCCTAAGTTTTCTACTGCCGGTGCTTCAGGAAATCTTGTCAAATCCCACTGCCCGAGCCATTTTTGTCTATCCCACCAAGGCGCTGGCCAGCGATCAGTATCGGGCGCTGGTGCCCTATCTGGAATACTTCGGGGAAAACCGGATCTCCGCCGGGGTCTATGATGGAGACACCCCGGTCAATGAACGCAGCCGGATTCGCAAAAATGCCAATATCATTTTAACCAATCCGGAAATGTTAAACAGTGCCTTTTTATCGAACCACAGCAAGTTTGGTTTTGATTTTATCTTTGCCAATCTCAAATACCTGGTTATTGATGAGCTTCATACTTACCGGGGCGCCTTTGGTTCCCATCTGGCCAATGTTTTTCGGCGATTCAAACGGATCTGCCGGTATTATCATAGCGCGCCCCAATATCTGTGCAGTTCGGCCACCATTGCCAATCCGCTGGAGCTGGCCCAAGGCATTTGCGGCCAGCCCTTTATTCAGATTGATCAGGACGGTTCCCCGGCGGCGCAGCGAACCTATCTGCTGGTTCAGCCACCCCGGATTGTCGGGCGAGATCAGCAAGATCTGGGACAGCTTCAACCAACGACGATTGCCGCCAATCTAATTCCTGATCTGGTGGAAGGGGAACACAACTTTATCGCCTTTGCTAAATCCCGAAAAAATGTCGAAATTGTTTTGAAAGAATCCCGGGATAATCTGGAAACCGAAAGCTTTTTCGGGCCTGCACTAACCGATAAAATATCCGGTTATCGGGGCGGTTATACGCCGCTGGAACGAAAAGAAATTGAAAAGAAGATGATCACCGGAGCTATCCGGGGACTGGTATCCACCAATGCCCTGGAACTGGGCATCGATATTGGCAATATTGACACCACCGTGCTGGTCGGTTATCCGGGCACCCGGGCTTCTTTCTGGCAGCAGACTGGCCGAGCCGGGCGATGTGGCAAAGACTGCACTAATTATCTGATTCTGGATAATCAGCCCTTTGATCAGTATATTGCCATCAATCCGGACTGGCTTTTTGAAAGTAGCAGTGAAAATGCCGTCATCGACCCCAACAATTTGCTGATTCAACTGGCTCATATCCGGGCCGCCGCCGCCGAAATCCCCCTGACTTTGGATGATATTGCCCTGTTTCCCGATCTGGGCGAAACCATTCCGGTGCTGTTACGAGCTCATGAACTGACCAGTCAGAACGGCAAGTTTGCCTGGACCGGTCAGGCCTTTCCAGCCGGTGATTTCAGCCTGCGAAACATCGATCAGTCCCGCTATAAACTGATCAATCAGGAAAATAACCAGGAAATTACGGAAATGGATGAAATGCAGGCCTTCCGGGAGCTTCATCAGGGTGCCATCTATATGCACGATGGGGTGCTCTTTGAAGTGATCCGGCTGAATCTGGAAAGCCATACTGCCTTTGCCATTCCTTTTAACGGCAATTATTACACGATGCCGGGCAGTCACACCCAGATCCGTATTATTGCGGCCAGTCATGAACTAAATGAAAAGCAGATCGAAAAACGAATCAATGGCGCTTTTGGTGATGTCAATGTTAATGAAATGGTCTATATGTATAAAAAACTCCAGTTTCATAACCATCAGAATCTGGGTTATGAACAGTTTGAAAAACCGCTGGCCAAGGATTATGACACCGAAAGCACCTGGATCAACCTCCCGGCCAATGTGGTCAGTATCTATCGGCGGCTGATCCAGTGGAGCCAAAACGGTCAGATCATCCAGAACAATCATTTTGAAGGGGTCGCCTATGCCATTAAAAATGCGACGATGATGGCCACCATGACCGAACGGGAAGATATCGGGGTGACGGTCTCAAACAATGCCATCGATCTGGGTATCGACTCAGACGAGGACGTGTACCTCTATCTTTATGACCGCTACATCGGTGGCTTGGGCTATGCTGAAAAAGCCTTTGATCTGATTTTGCCGATCATCAACAATGCCATCCGGATGGTCAGCGGTTGCCCCTGCGAACAAGGCTGTGCTGCCTGCATTGGCGATTATCATCTGGACAAAAGCCTGGTACTCTGGGGATTGCGAAACTTCCTAGCAGAGTTGGCACTGCCAAAGGGCATCAAACTGACCACTTCGGGTCTCGCGCCGGCAGTGCCTGTGATAAAGAAACCCTTTGGTTTTGACACCCTTCCGGAAAACTGGCCGGCTTTTTGCGATTATCTCCTGAGAAATGGGGAGCGCTTCGGATCTTTTCTAAGCACTGTTATGGCAGTGGAAGTTGACGGTCAGGGGTTGACTTTGGTGCTGGATCAGGATTTTTACCGGGAATGGGTGATGGATGCCTCTAATAAAAAAAGTTTGATCAATCTGTTTAGCTATTATACCGATGCCCCGACAGATCTGAAACTGGCGATTCGGATTGAAGAACTGCGTGTTAACCCGACCGATAAGAGAAAGAAACTGCAGCGGCGTTATGAAAATCTGATCGATACTAAGATCAAAGAAAATCAGGAAGAGTAGGAGACGGCCATGAAGGAGTTCGAAAATCAGGAAAAAGACTGGGCACAGTTAAACGCCTATCAGAAAGAAGCCGTCCTGGATGAAAGTCAGACCTGCCTGGTCAATGCCCATGTGGGCAGCGGCAAAACAACGGTGCTGATTGCCAAGATCCGCCATCTTCATGAAGCCAAGGGGATCGACTACGGCGATATGATTGTGCTGACCTTTACCAACAAGGCTGCCAATGAAATCAAAGCGCGACTGCTGGCATCAGACCCCGCCATCCCCAAGGCAGAACTAGAAGGTTTTGGCACCTTTCATTCGGTGGCTCTGGACTTGCTCAAAAAACGCCTGCCACGAGAAAGATTGGGCTATACCAGGACCTTTCAGGTCATCACCCCCGATGAAGAACAGGATTTAGCGCTGTCGATCATCAAGACCGAGAAACTTAAGATTAAATACAAAAACCGCCTGAAAAAACGGTTGGAAGCGGCGCGGCTTTATTCGGCAGACCGCCCGGTTGCGCCCGGAACTTCCGATGATGACGAGATTCTGAAGCTGTTAGCCTTGCTGACGGATGAAAAAATCGGTCAAAACAAGATGTCGTTTTCCGATCTGATCCAGAACGCCACCACTCTGATTAATGAAACCCCGGCGCTTTGCCCCCGCTGGATTATTATCGATGAGGTTCAGGACTGCGATCAGTTGCAGCTCGATTTTATCCACAGTTTAAAAAATAAGGATACCCAACTTTTTGCGGTGGGCGATCCCAATCAGGTGATCTACAGTTGGCGGGGCAGCATCGGTAACGTCTTTGCCATCCTCAAACAGCAATACCAAGCCGTTGAAAAGACCTTGCCGATCAATTACCGTTCCAGCGCTTCAATCCTTTCTGCCGCCAAGTGCTTTCTCAAAAATGGTGAGAACCTCAAGGGAATTCGGGAACCGGGCAGTAAAATTGTGGTGAAAAACCAGTATAACCCTTTTAACGAAGCCTGCTACCTGGCCGATAAGATTCAGGTCTTCCATGAGGCTGGGGTGCCCTATAGTGAGATGGCGGTTTTTTACCGCACCCAGAACCAGTCGAAGGTTTTTGAAGCTGTCTTTACTAAAAATCAGATTCCTTTTGAGGTGTCACTGAAGAAAAAAGTCGGCGATGTACCAGTGCTCAACTGGCTGATCAAGTTGCTGCGGGCCAGTTTGAATCATCAGGACGTATCCTCGGCGGTGGAGGTGCTTGCCCACAAAGAGTACGGGGAGAAAATCACCGCAAAAAAAGCCCGCAAAATTGTCACTGAAGGACTGGTTGAACAGTCGCTGCTGTTTAATAAAATCCAGGGTTTTCGGAAGCAATGCGCCAACATTAAAACGGTCCCAGAATTGCAAGGATATTTTGATTTTGATTTGTATATCCACCCCAACGCCGCCAGCTATCAAGCCGATCAAGATGCGATCCGGGACTTTTTAAACCGGATGATTGATGATGCCGCAAAAAAACAGCGGCCGATTCTCGACAGCCTCATAAGTTTTATTAATTCATCGGCACTATATGGTATCGATCTGACCAGCCAATCAAATCAACCAATTCAGACTAGAACGGACGCAGAGATCGACGCCGTGAAGCTGATGACCCTCCACGCCGCCAAGGGGTTGGAGTTTGACCGGGTTTTTATCACCGGCATCAATTACGGTCTGATCCCCTTGCGTTTGAAAACCCCGGCTGAGGAAGCCGAAGAACGGCGGCTGTTTTTTGTTGGCATGACCCGAGCCCGGGATTATCTGGAGCTTTCCTATTATACCAATCCCGATGACTACCACGTTATCCCCGGCGAAAGCCGCTACATCAATATGATTCCGCCCCAGCTGGTTGAGAATCAATCCGTTACCAGTCAGCCCGTTAATCTGCCGGAGTTGAAGCGTCAGATCCAAGCGGCGCAGGTGATTCAGGACGTGGAAAAAGCCACCGCAAAGTTTGCGTGCAAAGAGCAAATCAAAAACCAGGCCGATCCCACCGCACCAGCACTCCCGCCAGCCCTTCGCCGGGTCAGCCATAAAAAATATGGAATCGGCGAGGTCATCAGTGAAGATGAAACCATGATTGAGGTCGATTTTGAAAATTATGGGTTGAAGACCTTTGTTAAGGCCTTCAGCGAGCTGGAGGTTTTTGGGGATCAGGCATGATTACGGCATCCTATCAAAGATCGGGTTCCAGATATCGGGCGGTTGAACTTTCAATAAAACCAGCTTGGACAAAAATAGCATTCACGCAAAAAACATTTTTTTAACGTGAACGCAGATTAGATAGAACTTTGATACAAGAAAGCTGCTTTAGTAAAAGAGCTCCGGTTGCTTGGGCTCTTTGAACAGTGTGTTCAGTCGTACTGAGGCATCATGTACAGGGCCGTGTTTGATGGTTCTGGCCTGCTGAGGACAATTTTTAATGCAGGTGCAGCAGGTGATACATTTTTCTTGATTGATCAGGCGACTGTTTTCGACATCGATGGCTCCTGCAGGACAGATGTCAGCGCAGAGCTGACATTGATTGCAATCACTGTTGACGGTGATAAAATCGACATCCCATAGTTTGGTTTCGCCACGATAGGGAAATTCTCCAGGCACATTGAGCCCCCCAATTTCCGCGACCGATTGAATCGCATCCAGTTTGTCTTTAATTTTGCAGCCAAATGCTTCAGCCTGGCTTATGTCCCGGAGATCCGGGCGATCGGCAGCGATGGGTGTTTCAGCACTGGAAAAGGAATGCTCACCGATAAAAGCTCCGGCAGCAATGGGGAGGCATCCATCAGCGGCGAGAATGTCTTTAAGCTCGATCAGGGCATCGCCATAGTCCCGGTTACCATAGACAACAATACAGACCGCCGGCGTATTCTGAGCTTTTATGGACTGGAGCCAGGCCTGAACCACTTCCGGCACCCTTCCCATATAAACCGGTACCCCAACAAGTAGTAAGTCGTTTTCCCCAGTTTGCAGGGGTTTTTGCCGAGTAGCCGGTTTGGTCAGATCAATCCGTTCCAGTTTTATTGAATCGGCGTCAATGCCACGCATAACGCTTTCAACCACCGTTTTTGTGGTTCCTGTTGGTGAAAAATAAACAAGTTTTATTGATTGTAGCTTCATTTGAAAACCTCCATCATTCAATTCTATTTTCTGGATTAAGCATAATACAGATGATATAATATTACCAGAGATTTATAGATGTGTAGGCGTTTGCGAAATTAAAAAACATCGAACAACGGTTGCTTTGGGTGCAGTTTCCACAAACGATTTCGTAACGTGTAGGCGAACAGTTCATCGAACTGTCCGCCGTACCGTGTAGAAATTGTTTCGTGCGAAACTGGGCCCAAAGCTCATAGCAGTTTCGCAATTACCTAATAGATGTGGAATGAAAGGAAAAAATTTATGAAAAAAATATCAATTGTTATTGTATTAATGGGTTTATTAATGCTTACCGGCTGTGAAAGCGAGGCTGATAAAGTATCTTACAACTTGTCGCAAGAAGCAGACAACTTCAATGTTGTCAGACAGTTAACGGTGATCAATTGTATCGGTGGCGACGTTTTATTTCAAATGACAGGTAAAATGTCAATTACTGCCGATACCGAAGACAAT
This is a stretch of genomic DNA from Acetobacterium woodii DSM 1030. It encodes these proteins:
- a CDS encoding YcjF family protein, which translates into the protein MSFRLIREILNEPMQGVRDEHKTPGEYRTSQIGKVIKMENVERGNVLVIGNSGVGKSTLINAVLGKEKAKTGWGTKGTTTELEIHESEMLPFRIIDTVGFEPSFFKEHQAINAVKKWSKDITKENHVDNKINVIWFCVEGTTSKLFSKTIKDLSRATSLWKTVPIIVVITKSYSVPERAQNIKMVNDAFAKEKRYSKNLRKVIPVVASAYILNDTAFAAPEGIAELIDSTNQLMPEGIKAGEKDVFTFILNRKRALAHSIVGISTAAAVTVGAVPIPFADAFILTPIEIGEINALAQLYGISKGENSKQFLNSIVEVGTVGIAAKTAISALKAIPGINLAASVINAIIAGSIVAAIGEGSIYAFEKVYLGEKSVADIDWIKKVMESKLSSQFIEKVTLMVEKIAKMDNPKDIGKLIPDLLATVFSTTDNKKTAK
- a CDS encoding PspA/IM30 family protein, which produces MAILERFSDIIRANINDLLDKMEDPAIMIDQYLIDLLEDLAEVKRSTAEVMGEETRTKRLVDSNNAELEKYASLAKKALVAGNEGDARTFLTRKQELENQASELMDVYAAAHENAMKMRQMHDKLATDIQTLQARRTMIKSKVSIAKTQEILNQASSSTNQTGDAMNAFTRMEAKADHMLDEANAMAELNILPVDPVDALEEKYGESGNTYVDEELAKLKKELGLSQ
- a CDS encoding beta-sandwich lipoprotein, translated to MKKISIVIVLMGLLMLTGCESEADKVSYNLSQEADNFNVVRQLTVINCIGGDVLFQMTGKMSITADTEDNQLEVIVEDEDGSYKKHFIGLSDNVTYVLEDLGDTDVSKYKYTLNYNPKMWIPAEVQTID
- a CDS encoding ATP-dependent helicase, which produces MKEFENQEKDWAQLNAYQKEAVLDESQTCLVNAHVGSGKTTVLIAKIRHLHEAKGIDYGDMIVLTFTNKAANEIKARLLASDPAIPKAELEGFGTFHSVALDLLKKRLPRERLGYTRTFQVITPDEEQDLALSIIKTEKLKIKYKNRLKKRLEAARLYSADRPVAPGTSDDDEILKLLALLTDEKIGQNKMSFSDLIQNATTLINETPALCPRWIIIDEVQDCDQLQLDFIHSLKNKDTQLFAVGDPNQVIYSWRGSIGNVFAILKQQYQAVEKTLPINYRSSASILSAAKCFLKNGENLKGIREPGSKIVVKNQYNPFNEACYLADKIQVFHEAGVPYSEMAVFYRTQNQSKVFEAVFTKNQIPFEVSLKKKVGDVPVLNWLIKLLRASLNHQDVSSAVEVLAHKEYGEKITAKKARKIVTEGLVEQSLLFNKIQGFRKQCANIKTVPELQGYFDFDLYIHPNAASYQADQDAIRDFLNRMIDDAAKKQRPILDSLISFINSSALYGIDLTSQSNQPIQTRTDAEIDAVKLMTLHAAKGLEFDRVFITGINYGLIPLRLKTPAEEAEERRLFFVGMTRARDYLELSYYTNPDDYHVIPGESRYINMIPPQLVENQSVTSQPVNLPELKRQIQAAQVIQDVEKATAKFACKEQIKNQADPTAPALPPALRRVSHKKYGIGEVISEDETMIEVDFENYGLKTFVKAFSELEVFGDQA
- a CDS encoding TPM domain-containing protein yields the protein MRPGGAPGGGGNYGGRGGPSGCGCGMYIIVLVIILIYLVLNGAFGSTIFTGSSEITKSSVDRQSLPAGSVNETEYYTDELGWINNQTKMEDGLKYFYRKTGVQPYVVIIDNVNGSYHPTESELDSYANALYDELFTDEAHLLFVFDEYDDSYMDRYVAGTQAKTVVDTEAADILLDYIDRNYYDSNLTDEEFFSNSFRDAADRIMTVTKSPWISAMTTIGVVFGVVILIILLFVWWRHAKNQKNLEAKQTEEMLNTPLEKFDDVEIEELAKKYQDNPSDHQDEQKE
- a CDS encoding DEAD/DEAH box helicase, yielding MEIQDLIIYQKTIAKREGCYADFPARLSAEIGDFLSTRGITRLYSHQAEMFEAAQAQKNIVITTTTASGKTLSFLLPVLQEILSNPTARAIFVYPTKALASDQYRALVPYLEYFGENRISAGVYDGDTPVNERSRIRKNANIILTNPEMLNSAFLSNHSKFGFDFIFANLKYLVIDELHTYRGAFGSHLANVFRRFKRICRYYHSAPQYLCSSATIANPLELAQGICGQPFIQIDQDGSPAAQRTYLLVQPPRIVGRDQQDLGQLQPTTIAANLIPDLVEGEHNFIAFAKSRKNVEIVLKESRDNLETESFFGPALTDKISGYRGGYTPLERKEIEKKMITGAIRGLVSTNALELGIDIGNIDTTVLVGYPGTRASFWQQTGRAGRCGKDCTNYLILDNQPFDQYIAINPDWLFESSSENAVIDPNNLLIQLAHIRAAAAEIPLTLDDIALFPDLGETIPVLLRAHELTSQNGKFAWTGQAFPAGDFSLRNIDQSRYKLINQENNQEITEMDEMQAFRELHQGAIYMHDGVLFEVIRLNLESHTAFAIPFNGNYYTMPGSHTQIRIIAASHELNEKQIEKRINGAFGDVNVNEMVYMYKKLQFHNHQNLGYEQFEKPLAKDYDTESTWINLPANVVSIYRRLIQWSQNGQIIQNNHFEGVAYAIKNATMMATMTEREDIGVTVSNNAIDLGIDSDEDVYLYLYDRYIGGLGYAEKAFDLILPIINNAIRMVSGCPCEQGCAACIGDYHLDKSLVLWGLRNFLAELALPKGIKLTTSGLAPAVPVIKKPFGFDTLPENWPAFCDYLLRNGERFGSFLSTVMAVEVDGQGLTLVLDQDFYREWVMDASNKKSLINLFSYYTDAPTDLKLAIRIEELRVNPTDKRKKLQRRYENLIDTKIKENQEE
- a CDS encoding EFR1 family ferrodoxin (N-terminal region resembles flavodoxins. C-terminal ferrodoxin region binds two 4Fe-4S clusters.), with protein sequence MKLQSIKLVYFSPTGTTKTVVESVMRGIDADSIKLERIDLTKPATRQKPLQTGENDLLLVGVPVYMGRVPEVVQAWLQSIKAQNTPAVCIVVYGNRDYGDALIELKDILAADGCLPIAAGAFIGEHSFSSAETPIAADRPDLRDISQAEAFGCKIKDKLDAIQSVAEIGGLNVPGEFPYRGETKLWDVDFITVNSDCNQCQLCADICPAGAIDVENSRLINQEKCITCCTCIKNCPQQARTIKHGPVHDASVRLNTLFKEPKQPELFY